Proteins encoded by one window of Pseudomonas coleopterorum:
- the greA gene encoding transcription elongation factor GreA — MIKYPMTVQGHRALEVEHEFLSKTERPRLSQAIGEARELGDLKENAEYHAAREEQGMVEARIRDIEGRLQNAVVIDVTTIPKTGKVIFGTTVEIANVDTDERVKYKIVGEDEADIKGGKLSHGSPIARALIAKEEGDVVTVKTPGGVIEYEIVEVAHI, encoded by the coding sequence ATGATCAAATATCCAATGACTGTCCAGGGCCATCGCGCCCTGGAGGTAGAACACGAGTTTCTAAGCAAGACCGAGCGTCCGCGCTTGAGTCAGGCCATCGGTGAGGCGCGCGAATTGGGCGACCTCAAGGAAAACGCCGAATACCATGCCGCCCGCGAGGAGCAGGGCATGGTCGAGGCACGTATCCGCGACATCGAAGGCCGTTTGCAGAATGCTGTGGTGATCGACGTCACCACGATTCCGAAAACCGGCAAGGTGATCTTCGGCACGACCGTGGAAATCGCCAATGTCGATACCGACGAGCGCGTGAAGTACAAGATCGTGGGAGAGGACGAGGCCGACATCAAGGGCGGCAAGCTATCCCATGGCTCGCCCATCGCACGTGCCCTGATCGCCAAGGAAGAGGGCGATGTGGTCACCGTGAAGACGCCCGGTGGCGTGATCGAGTACGAGATTGTCGAAGTCGCCCACATTTGA
- a CDS encoding MFS transporter — MLHFGVLPALVKVGLAPLLVEDIGSQTGSMLMGFAGFCAVLQLLLLARLQGAACLVRDARGQLLWAVLVACAAYFAVAWMLADAVRWQLLCYLVAGVTGLVLVVQPVPSRARRARP, encoded by the coding sequence ATGCTGCATTTCGGTGTGCTGCCAGCGCTGGTCAAGGTAGGCCTCGCGCCACTGCTGGTGGAAGATATCGGCAGCCAGACAGGCTCCATGCTGATGGGGTTCGCCGGTTTCTGCGCGGTGCTGCAACTGCTGTTGCTGGCACGACTGCAGGGTGCGGCGTGCCTTGTGCGCGACGCGCGCGGGCAGCTGTTGTGGGCGGTATTGGTGGCGTGCGCGGCGTATTTCGCCGTGGCCTGGATGCTGGCCGATGCAGTGCGCTGGCAGTTGTTGTGCTATCTGGTGGCGGGCGTTACCGGCTTGGTGCTCGTGGTGCAGCCGGTGCCCTCGAGGGCGCGCAGGGCGCGACCTTGA
- a CDS encoding YhbY family RNA-binding protein: MPLTQEQKKQYKSIGHHLKPVLMVADNGLTEGVLAEFERALSDHELIKIKLNILDREQRLQAVAELCKVGRADLVQVIGKMALVYRKNPQVNKQLSNVHRFR, encoded by the coding sequence ATGCCGCTCACTCAGGAGCAGAAGAAACAGTACAAATCGATTGGTCACCATCTCAAGCCGGTTTTGATGGTTGCCGACAACGGTTTGACTGAAGGTGTTTTAGCAGAATTCGAACGCGCCTTGAGCGATCACGAGCTGATCAAGATCAAACTCAACATCCTCGACCGCGAACAACGCCTGCAAGCCGTTGCCGAACTGTGCAAGGTCGGCCGTGCCGATCTGGTCCAGGTCATCGGCAAGATGGCACTGGTTTACCGCAAGAACCCGCAAGTGAACAAGCAGCTGTCGAACGTGCATCGATTCCGCTGA
- the rlmE gene encoding 23S rRNA (uridine(2552)-2'-O)-methyltransferase RlmE — protein MARSKTSLNWLKEHFNDPYVKMAQKDGYRSRASYKLLEIQERDRLIRPGMSVIDLGAAPGGWSQVTSRLIGGQGRLIASDILEMDSIADVTFIQGDFTEDAVLAQILAAVGNSEVDLVISDMAPNMSGLAAVDMPRAMFLCELALDLASRVLRPGGDFLIKVFQGEGFDVYHKTVRHMFEKVQMRKPSSSRDRSREQYLLARGFKGVEKPDQEV, from the coding sequence GTGGCCCGTTCCAAGACAAGCCTCAATTGGCTGAAAGAACACTTCAACGATCCCTACGTCAAAATGGCGCAGAAAGACGGGTATCGTTCGCGTGCAAGCTACAAGTTGCTGGAAATACAGGAACGCGACCGCCTGATCCGTCCCGGCATGAGCGTCATCGACCTGGGCGCAGCGCCCGGAGGCTGGTCCCAGGTGACCAGTCGTCTGATTGGTGGCCAGGGTCGCCTTATTGCGTCCGACATCCTGGAAATGGACAGCATCGCCGATGTCACCTTCATTCAGGGCGATTTCACCGAAGACGCGGTGTTGGCGCAGATCCTGGCAGCCGTCGGCAATTCGGAAGTCGACCTTGTGATTTCCGATATGGCCCCCAATATGAGTGGACTGGCCGCAGTCGACATGCCTCGTGCGATGTTTCTCTGCGAGCTGGCGCTCGACCTGGCCAGCCGGGTCCTGCGTCCGGGCGGTGATTTCCTGATCAAGGTCTTCCAGGGTGAAGGCTTCGACGTGTATCACAAGACCGTTCGGCACATGTTCGAGAAGGTACAGATGCGCAAGCCTTCCTCGTCCCGTGACCGCTCCCGCGAGCAGTACCTGCTGGCCCGCGGTTTCAAGGGTGTGGAAAAGCCGGACCAAGAGGTCTGA
- the ftsH gene encoding ATP-dependent zinc metalloprotease FtsH codes for MAKNLILWLIIAAVLVTVMNNFSSPNEPQTLNYSDFIQQVKDGKVERVAVDGYVITGKRTDGDAFKTIRPAIQDNGLIGDLVDNKVVVEGKQPEQQSIWTQLLVASFPILVIIAVFMFFMRQMQGGAGGKGGPMSFGKSKARLLSEDQVKTTLADVAGCDEAKEEVGELVEFLRDPGKFQRLGGRIPRGVLMVGPPGTGKTLLAKAIAGEAKVPFFTISGSDFVEMFVGVGASRVRDMFEQAKKHAPCIIFIDEIDAVGRHRGAGMGGGHDEREQTLNQLLVEMDGFEMNDGIIVIAATNRPDVLDPALLRPGRFDRQVVVGLPDIRGREQILKVHMKKAPLGDDVNPAVIARGTPGFSGADLANLVNEASLFAARNGKRLVEMKEFELAKDKIMMGAERKTMVMSEKEKQNTAYHEAGHAIVGRVVPEHDPVYKVSIIPRGRALGVTMFLPEEDRYSLSKRALISQICSLYGGRIAEEMTLGFDGVTTGASNDIMRASQIARNMVTKWGLSEKLGPLLYAEDEDQGYLGRGGGGGAAAVSGETAKVIDSEVRSIIDQCYGTAKQILTDNRDKLDAMADALMKYETIDADQIDDIMAGRTPREPRDWSGGGSGPSGTTIAPDPRPETPIGGPAAEV; via the coding sequence ATGGCAAAGAATCTGATCCTGTGGTTGATCATCGCCGCCGTCCTGGTGACGGTCATGAACAACTTCTCCAGCCCCAACGAGCCGCAGACCCTCAACTATTCCGACTTCATCCAGCAGGTGAAGGACGGCAAGGTCGAACGCGTTGCGGTCGATGGCTATGTCATCACCGGCAAACGCACTGACGGCGATGCCTTCAAGACCATCCGCCCGGCCATCCAGGATAACGGCCTGATCGGCGATCTGGTGGACAACAAGGTCGTGGTCGAAGGCAAGCAGCCTGAACAGCAAAGCATCTGGACCCAGCTCCTGGTGGCCAGCTTCCCGATCCTGGTGATCATCGCGGTGTTCATGTTCTTCATGCGCCAGATGCAGGGCGGGGCAGGCGGCAAGGGCGGCCCGATGAGTTTCGGCAAGAGCAAGGCGCGCTTGCTGTCCGAAGATCAGGTCAAGACCACCCTGGCTGACGTCGCCGGTTGCGACGAAGCCAAGGAAGAAGTTGGCGAGCTGGTCGAGTTCCTGCGCGACCCAGGCAAGTTCCAGCGCCTGGGCGGTCGTATCCCTCGTGGCGTGCTGATGGTCGGCCCGCCCGGTACCGGTAAGACCTTGCTGGCCAAGGCCATCGCCGGTGAAGCCAAGGTTCCGTTCTTCACCATTTCCGGTTCGGACTTCGTCGAGATGTTCGTCGGCGTCGGTGCCAGTCGTGTGCGCGACATGTTCGAGCAAGCCAAGAAGCATGCGCCTTGCATCATCTTCATCGACGAAATCGATGCCGTGGGTCGTCATCGTGGCGCTGGCATGGGTGGCGGTCACGACGAACGCGAGCAGACGCTCAACCAGTTGCTGGTCGAGATGGACGGTTTCGAAATGAATGACGGCATCATCGTCATTGCTGCGACCAACCGTCCTGACGTACTCGACCCTGCGCTGCTGCGTCCAGGCCGCTTCGACCGTCAGGTCGTGGTAGGGCTGCCGGACATCCGTGGGCGCGAGCAGATCCTCAAGGTCCACATGAAGAAAGCGCCTTTGGGCGACGACGTGAACCCTGCTGTCATCGCTCGCGGCACGCCAGGCTTCTCCGGTGCCGACCTGGCCAACCTGGTCAACGAGGCCTCTCTGTTCGCTGCCCGTAATGGCAAGCGCCTTGTCGAGATGAAAGAGTTCGAACTCGCCAAGGACAAGATCATGATGGGCGCCGAGCGCAAGACCATGGTCATGTCCGAGAAGGAAAAGCAGAACACTGCCTATCACGAAGCGGGCCACGCCATCGTTGGTCGCGTCGTGCCGGAGCACGATCCGGTCTACAAGGTCTCGATCATTCCCCGTGGTCGTGCCCTGGGTGTAACCATGTTCCTGCCTGAAGAGGATCGCTACAGCCTCTCCAAGCGTGCGCTGATCAGCCAGATCTGCTCGCTGTATGGCGGCCGTATCGCCGAAGAGATGACCTTGGGCTTCGATGGCGTCACCACCGGTGCCTCCAACGACATCATGCGTGCCAGCCAGATCGCCCGGAACATGGTCACCAAGTGGGGCCTGTCGGAGAAACTCGGCCCATTGCTCTACGCCGAAGACGAAGACCAGGGCTACCTGGGTCGTGGCGGCGGCGGTGGCGCAGCAGCCGTATCGGGTGAGACCGCCAAGGTGATCGACTCCGAAGTGCGCAGCATCATTGACCAGTGCTACGGCACGGCCAAGCAGATCCTCACTGACAACCGAGACAAGCTGGACGCGATGGCAGATGCACTGATGAAGTACGAAACGATCGATGCCGATCAGATCGACGACATCATGGCCGGCCGTACGCCACGTGAGCCTCGCGACTGGTCTGGTGGTGGTTCGGGTCCTTCGGGCACCACCATCGCACCGGATCCGCGTCCTGAGACACCCATCGGTGGTCCAGCGGCCGAAGTCTGA
- the folP gene encoding dihydropteroate synthase yields MTPSQYPTRLPCGNRVLDLTQTHVMGILNITPDSFSDGGRFNQRDLALRHAQAMVEAGATLIDIGGESTRPGARPVSVVEELERVAPLVEAISRELDVIISVDTSTPAVMRESARLGAGLINDVRALRRDGALDAAAATGLPVCLMHMQGEPGTMQDHPHYDDLLGEVSSFLLERMQACASAGIPAERILLDPGFGFAKSHAHNLSLFKHMQALHALGRPLLVGVSRKSMVGLALNKPVTERLNGSLALAALAMTKGAKILRVHDVAETIDVVRMIAAVEAAE; encoded by the coding sequence ATGACCCCTTCGCAATACCCCACTCGGTTGCCTTGCGGCAACCGAGTTCTCGATCTGACTCAGACGCACGTCATGGGTATCCTCAATATCACTCCCGACTCTTTCTCCGATGGCGGCCGGTTCAACCAGCGCGATCTTGCCCTGCGTCATGCGCAGGCAATGGTCGAGGCGGGTGCGACCCTCATCGACATCGGTGGCGAGTCGACACGTCCGGGTGCTCGCCCGGTCTCCGTGGTCGAAGAGCTGGAGCGTGTCGCGCCATTGGTCGAAGCGATCAGCCGCGAACTCGATGTGATCATTTCGGTGGACACGTCCACTCCGGCCGTCATGCGCGAAAGTGCACGGCTTGGCGCTGGCCTGATCAACGATGTGCGTGCGCTACGCCGTGACGGCGCGCTGGACGCTGCGGCGGCCACCGGCCTGCCGGTTTGCCTGATGCACATGCAGGGCGAGCCTGGCACCATGCAGGATCATCCCCATTACGACGACCTGTTGGGCGAGGTGTCGAGCTTTTTGCTCGAACGAATGCAAGCCTGCGCTTCGGCAGGCATCCCGGCTGAGCGTATACTCCTCGACCCAGGCTTCGGCTTCGCCAAATCGCATGCGCACAACCTGAGCCTGTTCAAGCATATGCAGGCACTGCATGCGCTCGGGCGGCCCTTGCTGGTGGGCGTTTCGCGCAAGAGCATGGTTGGCCTGGCCCTGAACAAGCCCGTGACCGAGCGCCTCAACGGCAGCTTGGCCCTGGCTGCCCTGGCGATGACCAAGGGGGCAAAGATCCTGCGCGTCCACGATGTGGCCGAAACGATCGATGTCGTTCGGATGATCGCCGCCGTTGAAGCGGCCGAATAA
- the glmM gene encoding phosphoglucosamine mutase, producing MSRKYFGTDGIRGRVGEYPITPDFMLKLGWAAGMAFRKMGACRVLVGKDTRISGYMFESALEAGLSAAGADVLLLGPMPTPAIAYLTRTFHAEAGIVISASHNPHDDNGIKFFSGQGTKLPDEVESMIEELMDAPMTVAESSKLGKVSRINDAAGRYIEFCKSSVPTTTDFAGLKLVIDCAHGATYKVAPNVFRELGAQVTVLSAAPDGLNINDNCGSTHMEALQAAVLIGHADLGIAFDGDGDRVLMVDHTGAIVDGDDLLFIIARDLQERGKLHGGVVGTLMSNLGLELAFKDLSIPFVRASVGDRYVMAELKERDWQLGGENSGHIVCCHHTTTGDAIIAALQVLLALKRRDETLAHARQGLRKCPQVLVNVRFAGGDVNPVEHPSVKEACERVTQAMGGRGRVLLRKSGTEPLVRVMVEGDDEKVVRGYADELARLVSEVCA from the coding sequence ATGAGCAGGAAATATTTTGGCACCGACGGCATTCGTGGCCGTGTCGGCGAGTACCCGATCACCCCTGACTTCATGCTCAAGCTGGGCTGGGCGGCGGGCATGGCTTTCCGCAAGATGGGCGCCTGCCGCGTACTGGTCGGCAAGGACACGCGCATCTCCGGCTACATGTTCGAGTCCGCGCTGGAGGCCGGCTTGTCAGCGGCTGGCGCCGACGTGCTGCTGCTTGGCCCGATGCCAACGCCTGCCATTGCCTACCTGACGCGCACGTTCCACGCCGAGGCCGGTATCGTCATCAGCGCCTCGCACAATCCGCACGATGATAACGGCATCAAGTTCTTCTCCGGTCAGGGCACCAAACTGCCTGACGAAGTCGAATCGATGATCGAAGAGCTCATGGATGCACCCATGACCGTGGCCGAGTCCAGCAAGCTGGGCAAGGTTTCACGCATCAACGATGCCGCTGGCCGCTACATCGAATTCTGCAAGAGCAGTGTGCCTACCACCACCGATTTCGCCGGTCTCAAACTGGTGATCGATTGTGCGCATGGCGCCACTTACAAAGTTGCCCCCAACGTCTTTCGCGAGCTGGGTGCACAGGTCACGGTGCTGTCCGCAGCGCCCGACGGCCTGAACATCAACGACAACTGTGGCTCCACTCACATGGAAGCGCTGCAGGCTGCCGTGCTGATCGGGCACGCGGACCTGGGCATCGCGTTCGACGGTGACGGCGACCGCGTCCTGATGGTCGACCATACCGGCGCCATCGTCGATGGCGACGACCTGCTGTTCATCATCGCCCGCGACCTTCAGGAGCGCGGCAAGCTGCATGGCGGCGTTGTGGGGACGCTGATGAGCAACCTGGGGCTGGAGTTGGCCTTCAAGGATCTCTCCATCCCTTTCGTACGCGCCAGCGTCGGTGACCGCTACGTCATGGCCGAGCTCAAGGAGCGTGATTGGCAGCTGGGCGGCGAGAATTCCGGGCACATCGTGTGCTGCCATCACACCACCACGGGTGACGCGATCATTGCTGCGTTGCAGGTGCTGCTGGCCCTCAAGCGTCGTGATGAAACCCTTGCCCATGCCCGCCAAGGGCTGCGCAAGTGCCCTCAGGTATTGGTCAACGTGCGCTTCGCCGGTGGCGACGTCAATCCGGTCGAGCATCCGTCGGTCAAGGAGGCGTGCGAGCGCGTCACCCAGGCCATGGGTGGCCGTGGGCGGGTGCTGTTGCGCAAGTCCGGTACCGAGCCGTTGGTGCGGGTAATGGTCGAAGGCGACGACGAAAAGGTCGTGCGTGGCTATGCCGATGAGCTTGCCAGACTGGTGAGTGAAGTTTGCGCCTGA
- the tpiA gene encoding triose-phosphate isomerase, protein MRRPMVAGNWKMHGTRASVAELIKGLSDQSLPDSVEVAVFPPLLFIDRVVEGLQGSKIAVGAQNCAVQAGQGALTGETASSQLVDAGCSLVLIGHSERRQVIGEGEQQLIEKFRAAQAAGLTPVLCIGETLEEREAGQTLDIVGRQLGSVVTALGIEAFTRAVIAYEPVWAIGTGLTATPQQAQDVHAAIRAQLTAEDAKVAQAVRLLYGGSVKAANAAELFGMPDIDGGLIGGASLNADDFGAICRAAGN, encoded by the coding sequence ATGCGTCGCCCCATGGTAGCTGGTAACTGGAAAATGCATGGTACCCGCGCCAGCGTCGCTGAGCTGATCAAGGGTCTGTCTGATCAGTCCTTGCCCGACTCTGTCGAGGTTGCGGTGTTCCCACCTCTGCTGTTCATCGACCGTGTGGTCGAGGGTCTGCAGGGGAGCAAGATCGCCGTCGGTGCTCAAAACTGCGCGGTTCAGGCCGGGCAGGGTGCGCTGACCGGTGAAACGGCTTCGAGCCAGTTGGTCGATGCCGGGTGTTCACTGGTACTGATCGGCCATTCCGAGCGTCGCCAGGTCATCGGCGAAGGTGAACAGCAGCTGATCGAGAAATTCCGCGCCGCGCAAGCGGCCGGCCTGACGCCAGTGCTGTGCATAGGGGAAACCCTGGAAGAGCGCGAAGCCGGTCAGACATTGGATATTGTAGGTCGTCAGCTGGGCAGTGTGGTTACAGCCCTGGGTATCGAAGCGTTCACCCGTGCAGTGATCGCCTACGAACCGGTCTGGGCCATTGGCACCGGGCTGACGGCCACGCCGCAACAGGCTCAGGATGTGCACGCTGCCATCCGCGCCCAGTTGACGGCAGAAGATGCCAAGGTCGCACAAGCTGTGCGGCTGTTGTACGGCGGTAGCGTCAAAGCGGCCAATGCGGCCGAACTGTTCGGCATGCCGGATATCGATGGGGGCCTGATTGGTGGTGCTTCCCTGAATGCAGATGATTTCGGTGCGATCTGTCGCGCCGCGGGAAACTGA
- the secG gene encoding preprotein translocase subunit SecG yields MLETVVVVLHLLGALSVVALVLLQQGKGADAGASFGAGASNTVFGSQGSSTFLSKFTAILAACFFITSLGLGYFAKEKAQQLTQVGLPDPAVIEAPRQKPATDDVPVLQEQKTDAAPAADVPQAQEQK; encoded by the coding sequence ATGCTGGAAACAGTCGTAGTCGTTCTTCATCTGTTGGGTGCCCTGAGCGTCGTCGCTCTGGTTTTGCTGCAACAGGGTAAAGGTGCGGACGCTGGCGCGTCGTTCGGGGCAGGTGCATCAAATACTGTCTTCGGAAGCCAAGGTTCCTCTACCTTTCTTAGTAAGTTTACTGCTATACTTGCCGCCTGTTTCTTCATAACCAGCTTGGGGTTAGGTTACTTTGCTAAAGAGAAAGCTCAACAGCTGACTCAAGTAGGTTTGCCAGATCCAGCGGTTATCGAAGCACCACGGCAGAAGCCGGCTACAGATGATGTTCCGGTGCTTCAAGAGCAAAAGACCGATGCGGCTCCTGCTGCTGACGTTCCTCAGGCTCAAGAGCAAAAATGA
- the rimP gene encoding ribosome maturation factor RimP, translating to MSSKLEQLQALLAPVVVALGYECWGIEFSAQGRHSLLRVYIDKEGGVLVDDCAIVSRQLSGVLDVEDPITVEYTLEVSSPGMERPLFTIEQFAAYAGAQVKIKLRAPFEGRRNFQGLLHGVEGQDVVIRVDEHEFLLPIDSIDKANIIPSFD from the coding sequence GTGTCGAGCAAGCTAGAACAGTTGCAGGCCTTGTTGGCCCCGGTGGTCGTGGCCCTAGGCTATGAATGCTGGGGTATTGAGTTTTCGGCTCAAGGCCGCCATTCACTTTTGCGTGTCTATATCGATAAAGAGGGCGGCGTGCTGGTGGACGACTGCGCCATCGTCAGCCGCCAGCTCAGTGGTGTGCTGGATGTCGAAGATCCCATCACGGTTGAATACACCCTTGAAGTTTCTTCTCCAGGCATGGAACGCCCGCTGTTCACCATCGAACAGTTTGCAGCGTACGCCGGAGCACAAGTAAAGATAAAGCTGCGCGCGCCTTTCGAAGGACGTCGCAACTTTCAGGGCCTTCTCCACGGTGTGGAGGGCCAGGATGTCGTGATTCGAGTAGACGAACACGAATTCCTGCTGCCGATCGATTCGATCGACAAGGCCAATATCATTCCCAGTTTTGACTGA
- the nusA gene encoding transcription termination factor NusA → MSKEVLLVVESVSNEKGVPAGVIFEALEIALATATKKRFEDEVDLRVEINRHTGSYETFRRWTVVEEADLDDPAIETWPSKVVLTHPEAKVGDVIEEKIDSIEFGRIAAQTAKQVIVQKVREAERAQVVDAYRERLGEIISGTVKKVTRDNVIVDLGNNAEALLAREDIISRETFRVGVRLRALLKEIRTENRGPQLILSRTAPEMLIELFRIEVPEIAEGLIEVMAASRDPGSRAKIAVRSKDKRIDPQGACIGMRGSRVQAVSGELGGERVDIVLWDDNPAQFVINAMSPAEVAAIIVDEDAHAMDIAVGADNLAQAIGRGGQNVRLASQLTGWTLNVMTESDIQAKQQAETGDILRNFIDELEVDEELAQVLVDEGFTSLEEIAYVPLEEMLNIDGFDEDIVNELRARAKDRLLTKAIATEEKLADAHPAEDLLSLEGMDKDLAMELAVRGVVTREDLAEQSIDDLLDIDGIDQDRAGKLIMAARAHWFE, encoded by the coding sequence ATGAGCAAAGAAGTACTGCTGGTTGTTGAGTCGGTATCCAATGAAAAGGGTGTACCGGCAGGCGTAATATTCGAAGCGCTGGAGATTGCTCTGGCGACCGCGACCAAGAAACGCTTCGAAGACGAAGTGGATCTTCGCGTGGAAATCAATCGCCACACCGGCTCCTATGAAACCTTCCGTCGCTGGACGGTCGTCGAGGAAGCCGATCTGGACGATCCGGCCATCGAAACCTGGCCGAGCAAGGTTGTATTGACCCATCCCGAAGCCAAGGTGGGTGATGTCATCGAAGAGAAGATCGACTCCATCGAGTTCGGTCGTATCGCTGCACAGACTGCCAAGCAGGTCATCGTGCAGAAAGTTCGCGAAGCCGAGCGCGCCCAGGTGGTCGACGCTTACCGCGAACGTCTGGGCGAGATCATCTCGGGTACGGTCAAGAAAGTGACCCGTGACAATGTCATCGTCGACCTGGGCAACAACGCCGAGGCCCTGTTGGCTCGGGAAGATATCATTTCGCGGGAAACCTTCCGTGTCGGTGTGCGCTTGCGTGCACTGCTCAAGGAAATCCGTACCGAAAACCGTGGTCCTCAACTGATTCTTTCGCGCACCGCCCCGGAAATGCTCATCGAGCTGTTCCGCATCGAAGTGCCGGAAATCGCTGAAGGCCTCATTGAAGTCATGGCCGCATCCCGTGATCCGGGTTCGCGCGCCAAGATCGCCGTTCGCTCCAAGGACAAGCGCATCGACCCGCAGGGTGCCTGTATCGGCATGCGCGGATCGCGTGTGCAGGCTGTGTCCGGCGAGTTGGGCGGCGAGCGCGTCGACATCGTCCTCTGGGACGATAACCCGGCACAGTTCGTCATCAATGCCATGTCCCCGGCGGAAGTCGCGGCCATCATCGTCGACGAAGACGCCCATGCCATGGACATCGCCGTGGGCGCCGACAACCTGGCTCAGGCCATCGGTCGTGGCGGTCAGAACGTGCGTCTGGCCAGCCAGTTGACCGGCTGGACACTGAACGTGATGACCGAATCGGACATCCAGGCCAAGCAGCAAGCGGAAACCGGTGACATCCTGCGCAACTTCATCGACGAGCTGGAAGTCGATGAAGAACTGGCCCAGGTACTGGTTGACGAAGGTTTCACAAGCCTGGAAGAGATTGCCTACGTACCGTTGGAAGAGATGCTCAACATCGACGGCTTTGACGAAGATATCGTCAACGAGCTTCGCGCTCGGGCCAAGGATCGCTTGTTGACCAAAGCCATCGCTACAGAGGAAAAGCTGGCAGACGCCCATCCGGCCGAAGACCTGCTCTCGCTTGAGGGTATGGACAAGGATTTGGCGATGGAACTGGCGGTGCGCGGCGTAGTTACCCGCGAAGACCTGGCCGAGCAGTCGATTGACGACCTGCTCGACATCGACGGCATTGACCAAGATCGTGCCGGCAAGTTGATCATGGCCGCCCGAGCCCATTGGTTCGAGTAA